The genomic window CGGCGGCGGGTCGATCGGGGGCACCGGTAGCGGATCAGGTGGCTCGACCGGGTGGCTGACCATCCTGCTGATCGTGGTCGTCGCCGTCGTGGCCGTCGTCCTCCTGGTCGTCTTCCTCCGCCGGCGCCGTGCTGCGAACGGCGACGGCGCGGTGACCGCGGGCCGGCAGGGGGCGCCGGTCGACCCGCTGACCATCGCCCCGATCCCCGAGCTCGAACGACTCGCCGGCAGTGCGCTCGTCCAGACCGACGACGCGGTCCGGACGAGCGAGGAGGAGCTCGGCTTCGCGACCGCCTCCTACGGCGAACCGGCCACGGCCGCGTTCACCGCTGCCCTCGCCGGAGCGAAGGACGACCTCTCGCACGCCTTCGCACTCAAGCAGCGGCTCGACGACGCCGAGCCGGACACGGAGCAGCAACAACGCGACTGGAACCTCCAGATCATCCGGCTCTGCGAGCACGCGAACCACGTGCTCGACGAACAGGCCGCCTCGTTCGACGAGCTCCGCGCGCTCGAGAAGAACGCGCCCGCGGCGGTCGAGGAGCTGCGAGCCAGGGCGGCCGCAGCCGGACCGACGGTGACGGCCGCGCAAGACGCGGTGCACGCCCTGCAGACGCGCTACAGCCCCGACGCCCTCATCACCGTGATCGACAACCCGGCGGAGGCGACCGAGCGACTCGCCTTCGCCACCGCGGCGATCTCGGACGCAGCTGCGCGGCTCGCCGCCGGAGACTCGGGCGAGGCCGCCGTCGGCATCCGCGCCGCGGAGGAAGCGCTCGACCAGGCAACCCAGCTCACCGGGGCCGTGAAGCGGCTGCAGGCGGATCTGACGACCGCCGAGCAGCACCTCGCCGCCAGACTGGCCGAATTGGACGGGGACGTCGCCGCGGCGGGCGGCCAATCCGACCCGACCGGCACCCTCGCCGCAGCGGTCGCGAGTACCACCGCGACGGTCTCGCAGGTGCGCGGCGCGCTCGGCGCACCGAACAACCCGATCGCCCTCCTCGCCCGCTTGGATGCGGCGAACACGCAGATCGACGGTGCTCTCCAGGGGGTGCGCACCGCGGCGGAGCAGCGACAACGCGCCGCAGCCGCCCTCGGACAGACCCTGCAGACGGCGGGCGCGCAGGTGTCGGCTGCAGAGGACTTCATCGTCTCGCGGCGCGGAGCCGTCGGCCCGGAGGCCCGGACGCGCCTCGCCGAGGCCGGCCGAACCCTCGTGCAGGCCCAGGGCCTCGCCGCCACCGACCCGACGCAGGCGCTCCCCCTCGCCCAGCGCGCCAACTCGCTCGCGAATCAAGCGGTGCAGCTCGCCCAGGCCGACCTCGGGCAGTTCCAGAGCCAGTCGGCGGGCGGACTCGGCGGCATGTTCGGCGGCGGCCAGGGTCAGCAGGGCGGCAACGGGATGCTCGGTGCGGTCCTCGGCGGCATCCTGATCAACTCCGTCCTCGGCGGCGGGTCCCGTTCCGGCGGCGGCATGTTCGGCGGCGGCGGATCGAGCGGCGGCATGTTCGGCGGCGGCTCCGGTCGCTCACGCAGCGCCGGCAGCTTCGGTGGCGGCGGCACCCGATCCCGACGCGGCGGCGGTCGCTTCTGATCCGCTGCACCACCCATCTCATCACCAGACACCGACCGACACGACCCAGCAGGACACGAGAGAGGAACCACACCATGGCAGAGAAGCAGTCCATCTTCGGACGCATCGCCCAGCTGACCAAGGCCAACATCAACGCGCTGCTCGACTCCGCCGAGGACCCGCAGAAGATGCTCGACCAGATGGTCCGGGACTACACGAACTCGATCGCCGACGCCGAGAGCGCGATCGCCGAGACGATCGGCAACCTCCGGCTCCTCGAGCAGGACCACCAGCAGGACGTCGAGGCGGCCTCCGAGTGGGGCACGAAGGCGCTGGCCGCGAGTCGCAAGGCCGACGAATACCGTCAGGCGGGCAACGCTGCGGACGCCGACAAGTTCGACAACCTCGCGAAGATCGCGCTCCAGCGCCAGATCGGCGCCGAGAACGAGGCCAAGCAGGCCGAGCCGCAGCTGGCGTCCCAGACGAAGGTCGTCGAACAGCTGAAGAACGGCCTCAACGGCATGAAGACGAAGCTCGAGCAGCTGAAGACGAAGCGCAGCGAGCTGGTCGCCCGGGCCAAGACCGCCGAGGCGCAGCGCAAGGTCGCGGACGCGGTCGGCAGCATCGACATCATGGATCCGACGAGCGACCTCAGCCGCTACGAGGACAAGATCCGTCGCGAGGAGGCGAAGGTGCTCGGTCAGCAGGAGCTCGCCGCATCGAGTCTCGACGCGCAGTTCAACGACCTCGAGGACCTCGGCGAGCTGACCGAGGTCGAGGCCCGGCTCGCCGCACTGAAGGGCGGCGGTTCCGCGTCGCCCGCGATCGAGTCCTCCGGCCCCGAGTACACGCCGAACGCCGACCACTCCTGACGATCCGACGGGCCCTCGGAACCTCCCGAGGGCCCGTCGCCCTCGCCCCCTCGCACCATCTCCAGGAAGGCACCGCATGACGAAGTTCGTCGTCGTCCCCCAGTGGCAGGGCTCCGGCTCGTCCAGGGCCATGCAGTTGATCGATGGAGCCGAGGCGATCCGTGGCGACCTGCCCACGGCGGCCACGACACTCGTCCACGTGCCGACCGAGGCCGGCGAGGCCCTCGACACCGACATCCGGCGCGCCAGTTCCCTCGTGACGACCGCGGAACTCCAACGTCAGGCGCTCGTCGGGATCGACGAGCCCGTCATCACCATCGGTGGGGACTGCGGCGTCGAACTCGCGTCGGTCGGTGAGGCCCTCCGACGCGACCCCGGCATCGCCGTCGTCTGGTTCGACGCCCACGGCGACCTCAACACCCCGCTCAGCTCGCCGTCCGGGTCGTTCAGCGGCATGGTCGCCCGGGCGCTCACCGGCGAAGGCGCCGCGATGCTGCTGCCCGAGGCCCCACTCGATCCCGCCCGACTCGTCCTCGTGGGGGTGCGCGACCTCGACGACGGTGAACTCGCCCACATCGAGGAGCGTGGCATCCCCATGGTCTCCTCGGTGATGACGAGCGCCGCCGAGGTGGTCGCGGCCGTCGAGGCGACGGGCGCCGACCGCGTCTACCTGCACGTGGACGTCGACGTCCTCGACCCCGCGGTCATCGCCGGCGTCAGCTCGGCCGTCCCCTTCGGTCTCGAACTCGGCACCCTGCTCGACTGCATCACCGCCCTCCGGGCACGGTTCGGCTTCGCCGGGGCCGGGGTCACGGGCTTCTCGCCCGGCTCCCCCGACGCCGCAGCCGACGACCTCGGCACCATCCTCCGCATCATCGGCGCGATCAGTCGCGAACCGAAACCCGACAGCACCAACCCGACAGGAGTCACCCCATGAGCCGTACCGTCGATCTCGTCGTCATCGGAGCCGGACCCGTCGGCGAGAACGTCGCCGACTACGCCCACAAGAGCGGTCTGAGCGTCGTCATCGTCGAGAGCGAACTGGTCGGCGGTGAGTGCTCCTACTGGGCCTGCATGCCGTCCAAGGCCCTCATCCGCTCGGGCGCCGCCCTGCGGGCCGCCAAGCGCACGG from Plantibacter flavus includes these protein-coding regions:
- a CDS encoding TPM domain-containing protein; the encoded protein is MRVRWAVSIWACCVAVLLGVGATTAWAESPVQLGAGRVSDSAGVLSSGEVTEITTAVDELAADHGVDLWVVYVPTFTDPSDAESWANQTAKDNNLGPNQYLLAVATEDRAYYLSGDSSGPVSGDQLTEIEQQRILPQLRDDDWTGAGVAAAEGLGAAVGGGSIGGTGSGSGGSTGWLTILLIVVVAVVAVVLLVVFLRRRRAANGDGAVTAGRQGAPVDPLTIAPIPELERLAGSALVQTDDAVRTSEEELGFATASYGEPATAAFTAALAGAKDDLSHAFALKQRLDDAEPDTEQQQRDWNLQIIRLCEHANHVLDEQAASFDELRALEKNAPAAVEELRARAAAAGPTVTAAQDAVHALQTRYSPDALITVIDNPAEATERLAFATAAISDAAARLAAGDSGEAAVGIRAAEEALDQATQLTGAVKRLQADLTTAEQHLAARLAELDGDVAAAGGQSDPTGTLAAAVASTTATVSQVRGALGAPNNPIALLARLDAANTQIDGALQGVRTAAEQRQRAAAALGQTLQTAGAQVSAAEDFIVSRRGAVGPEARTRLAEAGRTLVQAQGLAATDPTQALPLAQRANSLANQAVQLAQADLGQFQSQSAGGLGGMFGGGQGQQGGNGMLGAVLGGILINSVLGGGSRSGGGMFGGGGSSGGMFGGGSGRSRSAGSFGGGGTRSRRGGGRF
- a CDS encoding PspA/IM30 family protein, whose protein sequence is MAEKQSIFGRIAQLTKANINALLDSAEDPQKMLDQMVRDYTNSIADAESAIAETIGNLRLLEQDHQQDVEAASEWGTKALAASRKADEYRQAGNAADADKFDNLAKIALQRQIGAENEAKQAEPQLASQTKVVEQLKNGLNGMKTKLEQLKTKRSELVARAKTAEAQRKVADAVGSIDIMDPTSDLSRYEDKIRREEAKVLGQQELAASSLDAQFNDLEDLGELTEVEARLAALKGGGSASPAIESSGPEYTPNADHS
- a CDS encoding arginase family protein — encoded protein: MTKFVVVPQWQGSGSSRAMQLIDGAEAIRGDLPTAATTLVHVPTEAGEALDTDIRRASSLVTTAELQRQALVGIDEPVITIGGDCGVELASVGEALRRDPGIAVVWFDAHGDLNTPLSSPSGSFSGMVARALTGEGAAMLLPEAPLDPARLVLVGVRDLDDGELAHIEERGIPMVSSVMTSAAEVVAAVEATGADRVYLHVDVDVLDPAVIAGVSSAVPFGLELGTLLDCITALRARFGFAGAGVTGFSPGSPDAAADDLGTILRIIGAISREPKPDSTNPTGVTP